DNA from Prunus persica cultivar Lovell chromosome G6, Prunus_persica_NCBIv2, whole genome shotgun sequence:
GGTCTGTTTTGTTCCTTTCTGctcttgaaatttttgttcatcaaattatttcttctttaaacAACCCTTGATTCCTGGGATGATAAAAAGAACTGCTTTTCATTTTCCTGGTTGTAAATTCTTTTATAACATCACTATAAAGTTCTATTTACCATCCTTGAACAGAAAGTCAACTTTAATTTTGAACTATTTGTGTAGCTGAGTAGTCCATGCTAATACTGTCTTGGGCAGAGTTTGAAATCATAGTGATATATTCATTATGCTGTAAACATAGTTAAAGGCACACAAGAGAATTGCTTGGGAAAGAAGGGCTTATTGGATGCCCAGAGGGAGCTGCTAGAGAATCAGCCCTCACTCTCTTTCATTTCCTCCTTTTGATTACACAATCCATCAAGTGAGATCTACCTAGAGGGACTGAGAATCTTACTTGCATGGAACAGTGGCATTTTATATTCCACAACAAGCCTTAGCCGACAGGGGCTGATTCCTGCTCTCCCAAGTCTTTTGAGGGTTCATCCGGGACCTTTGGATTGTACTTGTAAATTTGTTATATGAATGGATATGAGTGAATCTTTTCTTGAGTCAGATCATCTTATGTATCTTaagcattaaaaaataatgttcATTTGCCTCAAAATTTCtagttgttattattattattattttttctggaAGACTAGAATGACATCATTTTGACTGTGTACATTTGTAACTAGAATGACATCATTTTGACCGTGTACATTTATAACTAACAGTTAAATTAAATGCATCAAATGATTGGATGTTCAGGTGGTTTTTCTTGTCAAGGGACCAATTTACTTGGTATGCATCAGCTGTACAGAGGAGCCTTATGAGTCTTTGAGGATGCAGTTGGAACTTATTTATGGTCAGGTAGCATTGCACTTTCCCCTTCCTCAAAATTCTTTGTGAATTATTATGTGTCACTGTTGGGTCATATTTTGTTAGTGATTTATTGAATAACTTAAACATTCTTCGTgtactttccttttttatgGAATAAAATATCTTATGTTAGTAACTGcactttatttaattagttatgaTGTGTGGATGCAGATGCTACTTATTCTTACAAAGTCAGTAAATAGATGTTTTGAGAAGAATCCGAAGTTTGATATGACACCTTTGCTAGGAGGAACAGATATTGTCTTCTCTTCCCTCATCCATTCTTTCAGTTGGTTTGTTTCTCTGCTCCCTTTGGCTTGCCTGACTTgggaaatgttttttttttttttttttttggtggttgtGAAAAACCGTCCAATATACCGTTATGATAGTTCCTCATGGTTTGATTCACAAGTGAACAAGTAGTATGCGTACATTACAATTATTGTTCTATCGGTGATGAACTATACCAGTAGTGACAGTAATAGATCATCCAATGTCCCATGAAGGGGTTACTTTTGCCGGTTGAAGATTTCTATCGTTTCTAACCTGATCTGTTTTAAACTGATTGTTCAGTttgcaaaatatatttatgaagagtgtaaaatttgaataaagagATATTTACTGTTAAGAAGATATGTGGTAAAATTACTATTCTACTTAATAAGAAGGTTAGATAAGCAAAGTCAAAATCTTGACAATGTGatgcacacacacacccccctccccccaccccttcccaaaaaaaaaaaaaaaaaatctaaaacagATGATGCTTATAGCACTATTTCTTATTTCTGTGTTTTCAGGAATCCCGCCACATTTCTTCATGCATACACTTGTCTTCCCCTTGCTTATGCGACAAGGCAAGCTGCAGGTGCCATATTGCAAGATGTTGCCGATTCAGGTGTTCTGTTTGCAATACTGATGTGTAAACACAAGGTTTTGCCATCCACCTTCATGATGTTTATACTTGGGAAAATCTTTTTAAGaacattttttataaatatttttcatggCACAATTTAAAAATCTTTTACAAGTTAGGGCACTCTGACAACTTTGAAATTGATTGATTGCAGGTCATCAGTCTTGTTGGTGCTCAAAAGGCCTCTCTTCATCCTGATGACATGTTGCTACTTTCTAACTTTGTCATGGCATCAGAATCATTTAGGCAAGTAGATTAATTGGATAAGTCATATGTCATCCTTTTAGCAGCCACAGGGAATTGGAAATTGAAACCTGTTTAGTTTCCAATACATGTTTTGAAGTTATAAAGCACAAGATGATACACTGAAAGCAATATATATTGTTCTTTTCTGTTGGCATGGTTTCAATTAGTGAGTTATTATGATCTATGAGCCTTTCAGATGCAATAGTTGTTTTAAAATTCTCTTTTTGTCTCTATGCAGGACATCTGAATCTTTCTCTCCAATTTGCCTGCCTAGATACAATCCCATGGCATTTTTGTATGCTTATGTCCATTATCTTGATGTGAGTGACACTTAGGTTCATGAATTTTCTTGTGTAAATTTAACTGCATACTTACTTTGCCTCATGCTAGCTTATGTGcttaatatatgttttataCATAGTTATGATGACATGACACAAAATACTTTCTTGTGGCAGGCTGACACATACTTGATGTTGCTTACTACTAGTTCAGATGCCTTTTATCATCTCAAGGATTGCAGGTATACTATAGTTTGAATTTGACCAATGATATTTATCTGTTGTAGGAGTGCTTCGTGTGGCAAATCTTGGCTCGTTCATAGCAAATTATTAACCAATATTTTCCTCCCCATATAATTTTTTCTGTGATCTTATAGGATTCGTATTGAAATGGTCCTTTTGAAGTCAAGTGTTCTCAGTGAGATTCAGAGGTCCATGATAGATGGTGGGATGCGTGTTGAGGAGCTTCCTCTTGATCCTTTACCACGTTCTGCATCTTTTTCTCCGCATTTGGGTCAACACACGCTTTCAACAGATTCTCCTGACAGGTTCAGGGAACCTTATATTGGCGTAGGTGGTCCTGCTGGACTTTGGCATTTCATATATCGCAGTATATTTTTGGATCAGTACGTGTCTTCTGAGTTCTCACCACCAATAAGTAGTCCTCGTCAGCAGAAAAGGTACCACTGCCAAATCTTTTAGTACATTCAAGACATGAAATTTCAATGTCTTCACATTGAAGTCATATGTCACTCTTACCATTTTTGGTAGGTAATTAGTTCTTCTTCTTGCAGATTATACAGAGCTTACCAGAAGCTTTATGCTTCCATGCATGACCGAGGAATTGGGCCCCACAAAACCCAGTTTCGAAGAGATGAAAACTACGGTACTTTTAAGTTCATACTGCTTCATACATATGTGGAACATGTTGATATActtgaaattttggttttgctcTGATGTGCACTCATTGCTACATCTAAAAACTATGGTGTTTAAGAATGATTGCATCATGTCAAATTCAAAGCTGAACATTGATGTCAGTTTTGCAAAGACAGACGTCTAGTAGGTCAGTAATCAAGGTATTTTGTAGGTATGGATTTTCAAACCTATACATTTGGTTTTTAAGCCCTTGAAATTTATGGCCATAACTGGTTTTTCAAACTTGATCTTTACTATGTCTCTTTCGTACTCTTTCCCATTACATTTTAGATAGTGTACCATGGTTGACATTTGCTTCAATTGCATGTATTTGTGTTTACAAGCTTGATGATGCTTTCCtgatgaatttatatgttttttttttttttcagttctaCTATGTTGGGTCACCCAGGATTTTGAGCTTTATGCAGCTTTTGATCCACTTGCAGACAAGGTATGATTTTACTTAcgatttcttgtttctttacGTTGctcaactatgcaatacttaTCTACTTTTACATTGCTAAAGAGAATAAAGGGAAAGGTTTGATGCCTTTTTACTTCCATTGTGCCTTGTTTGGTTTTATTAGACAAAAAGGGAAGGAAAGGATATGAAAAAGTAAAGTCGTGGGTCCCAGTGTACGTAAAGTAGTATAATTAGCCCTTCTATATGTTTTGTTGCTTCAGTTTTTCTCCTCCAACCCTCCCATGTTGGGTGAATTGCAAAATGTGGACCCAGGGAAGGGGAATCCATGAATATCCATGCACTTCCAtccaaatttattaattttcctTCTCTCCATTTCTCCAAACCGAACATAGAATTAGGGAAGAGTTGAAAAGAGATGGGTTTTTACTAAATGAAGTTTATCACTTATGGAACTATTGGGGCAAGACAAGGTTAGCCATTGTAGAAGGGATTTGAAGCCAGTCATCTTCAGAGGAGGAGCTGTGATGTAGTTTAGGAGAGAATCTACAAATGGATGGGCAAAGATGATGGCTGATCCAAAGAGGGTTGAAATCTCTTTCTGGTTAGAAAGCAGAATATAAAAGGAGAATACTAGAACTAATTCAGAGGTTTTCAACAATTTTTTCCTCAAAGAGATGCCCTGCATATATTATGATAAGGCTAATGCAACCTCAAAGCAAGTTAGTGGACCAAAGATGCTCATAGACAAAGAAGAAATCAGATAAGTGAAACAGAAGACTGTGCTAGCAAAGTAAGAAGCAACTGCAATAATGCGAGCCCCAAAGCGAAAGTGAGAAGGAATGTGAACAAAATGATTGAGAGGGCTATGTTAGAGCACTAGAAGACTGATtgtaaacaaacccaacaatgTACATGAAACTCACAACCATGTATGATTCATGTGTCATCGCAGGTCGACATTTCCTTATGGAAAAGTTTGCCCGGTAACATGTATTACCTAGGGTAGGTGGATTCAGCGGGTAACATTCACTTGTTAGCCTGTGAAAAACAGAAAGTCATGCCTTTATGGAAAATCAGCTTCTCGTCGAGCCAGTGTCAGAAATGGGTTCAGGACTTCTTTCCTTGATAAAAGAATTTTGagctttataattttttttgtgtggctagctataataattattttctggAGAAGCATTATAGCTGATTTGAATTTATCTGTAGATTCATTTTATCAACTTTTATTGGTATGGGTTGTTTACAGGCATTGGCAATAAAGACTTGCAATCGGGTTTGTCAGTGGGTGAAAGATGTGGAAAACGAGATTTTTTTGCTAGGAGCAAGCCCCTTTTCATGGTGATATCCCATTATATTCTGTAACACAGAATGTACCATATagctttgtttatttaataaaattcaaatcataattttttttatttatatgcattTGAAATGGCAAGAGATGTTGATCATAAATTACTACTCTGTAGCAGGCATTTGTCAACAAATGTAAAAGCagtcataaaaaaattccttttaGCAcggtaatatatttgttttacccgtaatttttttttttgggtaagaaACAGCTCTAATCTGTTTGCCGACTGCTCAAAAATACATTTTAgggtctttttttgtttttttgttttatccaTATCACATGTGTTGTTGAACCATGGACC
Protein-coding regions in this window:
- the LOC18775611 gene encoding vacuolar fusion protein MON1 homolog, which produces MSSESRASSSGDEASEPNPNPIPKPPEDQLAALALSETDSHANGVVHGSAGENNHNHQEIESDEEEVEANSAAPGLAEVEESREGLPRGSVGGVVWARTNSELEVDGPSSPSSSGYAGERGSSSASSGGSGIDEISEVRNEEVVDGFSDLQASWVPGKRHVDEDDASLSWRKRKKHFFILSNSGKPIYSRHGDEHKLAGFSATLQAIISFVENGGDHVKLVRAGKHQVVFLVKGPIYLVCISCTEEPYESLRMQLELIYGQMLLILTKSVNRCFEKNPKFDMTPLLGGTDIVFSSLIHSFSWNPATFLHAYTCLPLAYATRQAAGAILQDVADSGVLFAILMCKHKVISLVGAQKASLHPDDMLLLSNFVMASESFRTSESFSPICLPRYNPMAFLYAYVHYLDADTYLMLLTTSSDAFYHLKDCRIRIEMVLLKSSVLSEIQRSMIDGGMRVEELPLDPLPRSASFSPHLGQHTLSTDSPDRFREPYIGVGGPAGLWHFIYRSIFLDQYVSSEFSPPISSPRQQKRLYRAYQKLYASMHDRGIGPHKTQFRRDENYVLLCWVTQDFELYAAFDPLADKALAIKTCNRVCQWVKDVENEIFLLGASPFSW